A genomic stretch from Oncorhynchus tshawytscha isolate Ot180627B linkage group LG07, Otsh_v2.0, whole genome shotgun sequence includes:
- the LOC121846768 gene encoding uncharacterized protein LOC121846768 has product MEMNQETQPCLHKLSVFRHKSTIQKKTPFRLEVERRLSDIKKTPFRLEVERRLSDIKKTPFRLEVERRLSDIKKTPFRLEVERRLSDIKKTPFRLEVERRLSDIKKTPFRLEVERRLSDIKKTPFRLEVERRLSDIKKTPFRLEVERRLSDIKKTPFRLEVERRLSDIKKTPFRLEVERRLSDIKKTPFRLEVERRLSDIKKTPFRLEVERRLSDIKKTPFRLEVERRLSGITKTPFRLEVERRLSDIKKTPFRLEVERRLSDIKKTPFRLEVERRLRDIKKTLSASQMALRSLHSAVFTTFDQGQ; this is encoded by the exons ATGGAGATGAATCAAGAAACCCAGCCATGTTTACATAAGCTAAGTGTCTTCAGGCACAAATCCACCATCCAAAAGAAAACACCCTTCAg gttggaggtagagaggagactcAGTGACATAAAGAAAACACCCTTCAggttggaggtagagaggagactcAGTGACATAAAGAAAACACCCTTCAggttggaggtagagaggagactcAGTGACATAAAGAAAACACCCTTCAggttggaggtagagaggagactaAGTGACATAAAGAAAACACCCTTCAggttggaggtagagaggagactcAGTGACATAAAGAAAACACCCTTCAggttggaggtagagaggagactcAGTGACATAAAGAAAACACCCTTCAggttggaggtagagaggagactcAGTGACATAAAGAAAACACCCTTCAggttggaggtagagaggagactcAGTGACATAAAGAAAACACCCTTCAggttggaggtagagaggagactcAGTGACATAAAGAAAACACCCTTCAggttggaggtagagaggagactcAGTGACATAAAGAAAACACCCTTCAggttggaggtagagaggagactcAGTGACATAAAGAAAACACCCTTCAggttggaggtagagaggagactcAGTGACATAAAGAAAACACCCTTCAggttggaggtagagaggagactcAGTGGCATAACGAAAACACCCTTCAggttggaggtagagaggagactcAGTGACATAAAGAAAACACCCTTCAggttggaggtagagaggagactaAGTGACATAAAGAAAACACCCTTCAggttggaggtagagaggagactcCGTGACATAAAGAAAACAttgtctgcttcccaaatggcactccgttccctacatagtgcagtgtttactacttttgaccaggggcaaTAG